From the Bacteroidales bacterium genome, one window contains:
- the hisH gene encoding imidazole glycerol phosphate synthase subunit HisH has translation MKVAIIKYNAGNIMSVDYALQRLGISAVITDDFDEIASADKVIFPGVGEASTTMLYLREKKMDILISCLRQPVLGICLGLQLMCKYSEEGNTTCLGIFSEEVKKFTVNDTEQNRVKVPHMGWNKVYDLKTPLFSGDLGNSYTYFVHSYYAALGPETIASCSYGTAFSAALHRDNFYATQFHPEKSGKPGHRILENFIAL, from the coding sequence ATGAAGGTAGCCATCATTAAATACAACGCAGGAAACATAATGTCAGTGGATTACGCATTGCAGCGGCTTGGCATTTCGGCTGTGATCACCGATGACTTTGACGAAATAGCCTCAGCTGACAAGGTTATCTTTCCCGGCGTTGGTGAAGCCAGCACTACGATGTTATATCTCAGGGAAAAGAAAATGGATATATTGATTTCCTGCCTGCGTCAGCCGGTGCTTGGTATCTGCCTGGGTCTGCAATTGATGTGCAAATATTCCGAAGAAGGTAACACAACCTGTTTAGGTATTTTTAGTGAAGAGGTGAAGAAGTTCACTGTTAACGACACGGAACAAAACCGGGTCAAAGTACCTCATATGGGATGGAATAAAGTATATGATTTGAAAACTCCGCTTTTCTCAGGTGATTTGGGAAACTCATATACGTATTTCGTTCACAGCTACTATGCTGCATTGGGTCCGGAAACAATAGCATCGTGTAGTTACGGCACAGCCTTCAGTGCGGCCCTGCACCGTGATAATTTTTATGCGACACAGTTCCATCCTGAAAAAAGCGGGAAACCGGGTCATCGCATACTTGAAAATTTTATTGCATTATGA
- the hisD gene encoding histidinol dehydrogenase, giving the protein MNTIKYPERSKWPEILSRPVMKHAQIDSLVMPVIEDVRLRGDKALYEYTSRFDKAELTALEISAEEFAEAGIFVSDELKNALSVAIANIERFHEAQRLQKQVISTMDGVDCWQKAVAIQKVGLYVPGGSAPLFSTVLMLAIPARIAGCSEIVLCTPPSHTGKVYPAILYAAKITGVTRVFKVGGAQAIAAMAYGTQTIPAVHKIFGPGNQYVTAAKQIVSRNNVAIDMPAGPSELAVVADESANPAFVAADLLSQAEHGTDSQVLLISPSEDMANRTMAEIDKQVEQLPRKEIALGALKNSRAIILHQMPDVIEMVNEYAPEHLILATRDAMALAERVINAGSVFIGHYATESAGDYASGTNHTLPTNGYAKMYSGVNLDSFTKKITFQHISREGLENIGPSIMTMSENEELMAHRNAVSIRLQHK; this is encoded by the coding sequence ATGAATACAATAAAATATCCTGAAAGAAGTAAGTGGCCGGAAATACTAAGTCGTCCGGTGATGAAGCATGCCCAGATCGATTCACTTGTGATGCCGGTTATTGAGGATGTGCGTTTGCGCGGAGATAAAGCATTGTATGAATATACATCCAGATTTGACAAGGCAGAATTAACAGCTCTCGAAATTTCAGCTGAGGAATTCGCCGAAGCCGGAATATTTGTCTCCGACGAGCTTAAAAATGCACTTTCGGTTGCTATAGCTAATATTGAAAGGTTTCATGAAGCCCAGCGTTTGCAAAAGCAGGTGATTTCAACTATGGATGGCGTGGATTGCTGGCAGAAAGCCGTCGCGATCCAAAAAGTGGGGTTATATGTACCGGGAGGCTCTGCCCCTCTTTTTTCCACAGTTCTGATGCTTGCCATTCCTGCCCGCATTGCCGGGTGCAGTGAAATCGTGCTTTGTACGCCCCCGTCACATACAGGCAAAGTATATCCCGCTATTTTGTATGCAGCAAAAATCACAGGTGTCACCAGGGTGTTTAAAGTTGGAGGTGCCCAGGCAATAGCTGCCATGGCTTATGGAACTCAAACGATACCTGCTGTCCACAAGATTTTCGGGCCGGGTAACCAGTATGTGACTGCGGCCAAACAGATCGTTTCCCGCAACAACGTAGCCATCGATATGCCTGCCGGTCCGTCAGAGCTTGCTGTTGTTGCCGATGAATCGGCTAATCCTGCATTTGTTGCTGCCGATCTGCTTTCACAGGCTGAACATGGAACCGACAGCCAGGTGCTGCTTATTTCCCCGAGCGAAGACATGGCAAACAGGACGATGGCAGAAATTGATAAGCAGGTTGAACAACTACCCCGAAAGGAAATTGCTTTAGGCGCGTTAAAAAACAGCAGGGCAATCATACTGCATCAAATGCCTGATGTGATTGAAATGGTAAATGAATACGCTCCTGAACACCTTATCCTTGCCACCCGGGATGCCATGGCGCTTGCTGAACGGGTAATCAATGCAGGTTCAGTATTTATCGGGCATTATGCTACTGAAAGTGCCGGCGATTATGCCTCAGGCACCAATCATACCCTGCCCACAAACGGGTATGCAAAAATGTACAGTGGAGTGAACCTCGACAGCTTCACGAAAAAGATCACCTTTCAGCACATCAGCAGAGAGGGTCTTGAAAACATCGGGCCGTCAATCATGACAATGTCTGAGAATGAAGAACTCATGGCTCACAGGAATGCCGTTTCTATCAGGTTACAACATAAATGA
- the hisC gene encoding histidinol-phosphate transaminase, giving the protein MNIKDLIRPNIASLIPYSSARDEYKGEEAIFLDANENPFNAPLNRYPDPQQRKLKKRIADIKEVPADCIFLGNGSDEAIDLLIRAFCEPGKDNIVSIKPTYGMYKVCADINNVEYREVLLNKEFQPDADALLAASDSNSKILFLCSPNNPTSNSLNRDDMIRLIQQFKGIVVVDEAYIDFSSSGSLSPLLSKYHNLVLLQTFSKAWGMAGIRLGFAFASVEITEVLTRIKYPYNINVLTQRTALEYLADVTRKDEWIRNILKQRTHLSNQLSRLPMVKSILPSDANFLMVKFDNPREVFSYLVCKKIIVRDRSKVSLCEGYLRITVGSEEENNALLEALRRY; this is encoded by the coding sequence ATGAATATCAAAGATCTCATAAGGCCGAATATTGCTTCACTGATTCCTTATTCATCCGCACGCGATGAGTATAAAGGTGAAGAGGCCATTTTCCTCGATGCCAATGAAAATCCGTTCAATGCCCCGCTAAACCGTTATCCTGATCCGCAGCAGCGAAAACTGAAAAAGAGAATTGCTGACATTAAAGAAGTTCCTGCAGATTGCATATTTCTGGGCAACGGCAGTGATGAGGCCATTGACCTGCTGATCCGTGCCTTTTGTGAACCCGGTAAAGACAATATTGTGAGCATAAAGCCCACATATGGCATGTATAAGGTGTGCGCCGACATTAACAATGTGGAATACCGTGAAGTTCTTCTGAACAAGGAGTTCCAGCCGGACGCAGATGCTCTTCTTGCAGCATCGGATTCAAACAGCAAAATTTTATTCCTGTGTTCGCCCAACAACCCTACTTCAAACAGTCTGAACAGGGATGACATGATACGACTTATCCAGCAGTTCAAAGGTATTGTTGTGGTTGATGAGGCGTATATCGACTTTTCTTCATCAGGATCGTTATCGCCGTTGCTTTCAAAGTATCATAACCTGGTATTATTGCAGACGTTCAGCAAAGCCTGGGGAATGGCTGGTATCAGGCTGGGATTTGCTTTTGCATCTGTAGAAATTACCGAGGTACTGACCCGGATCAAATATCCTTATAATATCAATGTTCTCACCCAGCGAACGGCTCTGGAATACCTGGCCGATGTGACCCGGAAGGACGAGTGGATCAGGAATATTCTTAAGCAGAGAACTCATCTGAGCAACCAGCTATCGAGATTGCCCATGGTAAAAAGCATTCTTCCCAGTGATGCCAATTTCCTGATGGTTAAATTTGATAATCCCCGTGAAGTGTTTTCATACCTGGTTTGCAAAAAGATCATTGTTAGGGATCGGTCGAAAGTAAGCCTGTGCGAAGGCTACCTTCGGATTACAGTTGGCTCGGAAGAAGAAAATAATGCGCTGCTGGAAGCGCTGAGGAGGTATTAG
- the hisB gene encoding bifunctional histidinol-phosphatase/imidazoleglycerol-phosphate dehydratase HisB — MKKALFIDRDGTLIVEPQDDFQVDTLDELEFLPGVIRNLYLIRKNLDYELVIVSNQDGLGTAGYPEENFLSVQGKMLNVFGNEGIRFDNVLIDRSFESDNLPTRKPGTAMLKHYMNGDYDLKNSFVIGDRQTDIQLARNLGTKAIFYAHEGSVIPELKQNEWQVKSWDEIYKIVATGIRNASVTRNTAETQINVQLDIDGTGQFDIHTGIGFFDHMISQLAKHSGCDLKINVNGDLEVDEHHTIEDTALAIGEAFLIAMGNKKGMERYGFALPMDDCMAQVLIDFSGRPWLVWDAKFSREKIGEMPTEMFMHFFKSFSDAARCNLNIKAEGENEHHKIEAIFKALARSIKMAVRRDLLNSSLPSTKGTL, encoded by the coding sequence ATGAAAAAAGCCCTATTCATCGACCGAGACGGAACGCTTATCGTGGAGCCGCAGGATGATTTCCAGGTGGATACCCTTGACGAACTTGAATTCCTTCCCGGAGTGATCCGCAACCTCTATCTTATCCGTAAGAACCTGGATTACGAACTGGTGATTGTATCCAACCAGGATGGATTGGGAACAGCCGGTTACCCTGAAGAAAACTTTCTCTCCGTGCAGGGGAAAATGCTGAATGTGTTTGGAAACGAAGGAATCCGGTTTGACAATGTGCTGATTGATCGTTCTTTTGAATCGGACAACCTCCCCACACGCAAACCCGGAACCGCCATGCTCAAACACTATATGAACGGTGATTATGATCTGAAAAACTCCTTTGTTATCGGTGACCGTCAAACGGACATTCAGCTGGCCAGGAACCTCGGTACAAAGGCAATTTTCTATGCCCATGAAGGCAGTGTGATTCCTGAATTAAAGCAAAACGAGTGGCAGGTAAAAAGCTGGGATGAGATTTATAAAATTGTAGCCACAGGCATCCGGAATGCATCTGTTACAAGAAATACAGCAGAAACTCAGATCAACGTGCAACTGGATATTGATGGCACCGGCCAATTTGATATTCATACGGGAATAGGATTTTTCGATCATATGATCAGCCAGCTGGCAAAGCATTCGGGCTGCGATCTGAAAATAAATGTAAATGGCGACCTTGAAGTGGATGAACACCATACAATTGAAGACACGGCCCTGGCCATAGGAGAAGCATTTCTAATTGCCATGGGAAATAAAAAAGGCATGGAACGCTATGGGTTTGCGCTGCCTATGGATGACTGCATGGCACAGGTGTTGATTGATTTCAGCGGAAGGCCCTGGCTGGTGTGGGATGCTAAGTTTTCACGTGAAAAAATTGGTGAAATGCCTACTGAAATGTTCATGCACTTCTTCAAATCGTTTTCCGATGCAGCCCGCTGCAATCTGAATATTAAAGCGGAAGGTGAAAATGAACATCATAAGATTGAAGCCATTTTCAAGGCACTGGCACGGTCGATAAAAATGGCCGTCCGGCGTGATCTCCTTAATTCTTCACTTCCCTCAACAAAAGGAACATTATAA
- the purU gene encoding formyltetrahydrofolate deformylase produces the protein MTKRNKNSAILLMHCPDAKGIVAQVTAFINDNNGNIITLDEHVDRHDKTFYMRIEWELDGFLIPQPKIADFFNTLIATRYNMTWKIYFSDQQPRMALFVSKLSHCLYDILSRVHSGEWEVDIPLIIGNHNDLEPVARQFGIPFFHIEKNESNKVEMEQKELDLLKKHQVTFVVLARYMQIISDDFISNYPNAIINIHHSFLPAFPGARPYHSAYERGVKIIGATSHYVTSELDAGPIIDQDVVRVSHRDSIDRLIMKGKDVEKLVLSRAILLHLNRRILVYNNKTVVFN, from the coding sequence ATGACAAAAAGAAATAAAAATTCGGCCATCCTTCTCATGCACTGCCCCGATGCCAAAGGCATTGTTGCGCAGGTCACGGCTTTTATTAACGATAACAATGGAAACATCATTACGCTGGACGAGCATGTTGACCGGCATGACAAGACCTTTTACATGCGCATTGAATGGGAGCTTGACGGTTTTCTTATCCCCCAGCCAAAAATTGCCGATTTCTTCAATACTCTTATCGCCACACGCTACAATATGACCTGGAAAATATACTTCAGCGATCAGCAGCCGCGAATGGCCCTTTTCGTATCGAAGTTGTCGCATTGTTTATACGATATCCTTTCCAGGGTACACTCGGGTGAATGGGAAGTGGATATCCCGCTCATAATAGGCAATCACAATGATCTTGAGCCTGTCGCCCGCCAGTTCGGTATTCCTTTTTTTCATATTGAAAAGAATGAGTCGAACAAAGTTGAAATGGAACAGAAAGAGCTTGACCTGCTAAAAAAGCACCAGGTTACTTTTGTAGTACTTGCCCGCTATATGCAAATCATAAGTGATGATTTTATCAGCAATTACCCGAATGCCATTATCAATATTCATCACTCCTTTCTTCCGGCATTTCCCGGAGCACGGCCTTATCATTCTGCTTATGAACGCGGGGTAAAGATCATTGGAGCGACAAGCCACTATGTTACCTCTGAACTGGATGCCGGACCGATAATCGACCAGGATGTGGTAAGGGTATCGCATCGTGATTCAATCGACAGGCTGATTATGAAAGGGAAAGATGTCGAAAAACTTGTTTTGTCGCGCGCCATTTTGCTGCACCTGAACCGGAGGATTCTGGTGTATAATAATAAGACGGTGGTGTTTAATTAG
- the rlmD gene encoding 23S rRNA (uracil(1939)-C(5))-methyltransferase RlmD, with translation MDLLKVYLWGMNAQEKVVRGPVKAGQIHSSGKVVAEIGGKNYFLDGGIPGEDILFVSGRRKMGFRTGDITEIVEPSPFRIHPYCRHHGECNGCNWQHIDYSHQLELKRRILLNALEKYGIEVAEIPAVIPSPSVSHYRHRTEYTFSARNNAFGFHNGEAGEVSDITECQLQPEPAGSICQFVREYIRTENPGLYDHNQKTGFLRSFSIRISTTGETMVIAGFGEDDPSKRNAFLHALQQNFPVITSINWTIHESPRHSQMQGTIHSTGKSVPYIFEKAGNLDFRVHAGSFYQPNPAQASVIFSKVREWADLTGNELIYDLYTGVGTIALYLAASAMKVIGIEGSAQAIEDATENARINGIINAEFITGDILETFRPEFLKKHGNPDVIVLDPPRSGTLIEIKKTINSSGAAKVIYLSCNPVSLAFDLKQLTEVYRVNRIQPFDMLPNTHHLETLVMLKR, from the coding sequence ATGGATTTACTAAAAGTCTATCTTTGGGGCATGAACGCACAGGAAAAAGTAGTTAGGGGACCGGTAAAGGCCGGGCAGATCCATTCTTCCGGAAAAGTTGTGGCTGAAATTGGCGGAAAGAACTATTTCCTGGATGGCGGAATTCCGGGTGAGGATATTCTGTTTGTTTCCGGAAGAAGAAAGATGGGATTCAGAACGGGTGATATCACTGAAATAGTTGAACCGTCTCCGTTCAGGATACATCCTTATTGCCGGCATCATGGAGAATGTAACGGATGCAACTGGCAGCACATTGACTATTCGCATCAGCTTGAGCTCAAACGCAGAATTTTGCTAAATGCGCTTGAAAAATACGGAATTGAGGTTGCTGAAATTCCTGCCGTGATTCCGTCTCCTTCAGTCAGTCATTACAGGCACAGAACTGAATACACATTTTCTGCGCGCAACAATGCTTTCGGATTTCATAACGGGGAAGCCGGGGAAGTGAGCGACATAACCGAATGCCAATTGCAGCCAGAACCAGCCGGCAGCATCTGCCAATTTGTGCGGGAATACATCAGGACTGAAAACCCGGGGTTGTATGATCACAATCAGAAAACAGGCTTCCTGAGGAGTTTTTCCATAAGGATCAGTACAACCGGCGAAACCATGGTAATTGCCGGATTCGGTGAAGACGATCCATCAAAAAGAAATGCATTCCTGCATGCCCTGCAACAAAATTTCCCGGTAATAACTTCAATTAACTGGACAATCCATGAGTCACCACGGCACAGCCAGATGCAGGGAACAATTCATTCAACCGGAAAAAGTGTCCCTTATATTTTCGAAAAAGCGGGTAACCTTGATTTCAGGGTCCACGCCGGCTCTTTTTACCAACCAAATCCGGCGCAGGCTTCAGTTATATTTTCAAAAGTAAGGGAATGGGCTGACTTAACAGGAAATGAGCTTATTTACGATTTGTACACAGGGGTGGGAACCATTGCCCTGTATCTTGCAGCTTCTGCAATGAAGGTTATCGGCATTGAAGGATCAGCACAGGCTATTGAAGATGCAACAGAAAACGCCCGAATTAACGGTATTATTAATGCAGAATTTATAACTGGCGATATTCTTGAAACCTTCAGACCGGAGTTTCTGAAAAAGCATGGTAATCCGGATGTAATTGTACTTGACCCTCCCCGATCGGGTACTCTCATTGAGATAAAGAAAACGATCAACAGTTCGGGTGCAGCAAAAGTTATTTACCTGAGCTGCAATCCGGTGTCACTTGCCTTTGACCTGAAACAGCTTACCGAAGTTTATAGAGTAAACCGTATTCAGCCTTTTGATATGCTGCCTAATACACACCATTTGGAGACGCTGGTTATGCTGAAGCGATAA
- the hisG gene encoding ATP phosphoribosyltransferase: MEKLKIAIQKEGRLSEKSLELIRESGIRHNQDSKRKLISIGDNFPVEILYLRDDDIPQYVADAVADIGIVGENEVMERDKPVSIVERLGFAKCRLSLAIPQSETYGDLSWFNNKRIATSYPTILKKFLEKNNLNSEIHEISGSVEIAPGIGLAEAIFDIVSTGSTLISNRLKEIEVVTRSEAVVIATPHLSEGKKKILSDLLFRFQAVRMSKNNKYILLNAPNENLEKIVSLLPGMKSPTVLPLYEKGWSSVHSVVNENEFWEIIGKLKEYGAQGILVIPIEKMIV, encoded by the coding sequence ATGGAAAAATTAAAGATCGCCATTCAGAAAGAAGGCAGATTAAGTGAAAAATCGCTTGAACTTATCCGCGAGTCGGGCATACGCCATAACCAGGACAGTAAAAGAAAGCTTATATCAATAGGGGATAATTTCCCGGTTGAGATCCTTTACCTTCGTGATGATGACATACCGCAGTATGTGGCCGATGCCGTGGCAGACATTGGTATTGTGGGTGAAAATGAAGTAATGGAACGCGATAAGCCGGTATCCATCGTAGAGAGGCTCGGTTTTGCCAAATGCCGTCTTTCGCTTGCCATTCCTCAATCGGAGACATACGGTGACCTTTCATGGTTCAACAATAAAAGAATTGCCACCTCTTACCCTACCATTCTCAAAAAATTTCTTGAAAAGAACAATCTCAATTCCGAGATCCATGAAATCAGCGGTTCGGTTGAAATCGCTCCGGGAATTGGCCTGGCCGAAGCCATCTTTGATATAGTTAGCACCGGAAGCACGCTTATTTCAAACCGTCTCAAGGAAATTGAAGTAGTAACCCGTTCGGAAGCCGTTGTTATCGCCACTCCTCATCTAAGCGAGGGAAAAAAGAAAATACTCTCCGACCTGCTTTTCAGGTTCCAGGCTGTTCGTATGTCAAAGAACAATAAGTACATACTTCTGAATGCACCTAATGAAAATCTCGAAAAAATAGTCAGCCTTTTACCGGGTATGAAAAGCCCAACGGTATTACCTTTATATGAGAAAGGATGGAGTTCGGTTCATTCCGTTGTAAATGAAAATGAATTCTGGGAAATAATCGGAAAGCTGAAGGAATATGGAGCCCAGGGTATACTTGTGATCCCTATTGAAAAGATGATTGTTTAG